A region of Lycium barbarum isolate Lr01 chromosome 3, ASM1917538v2, whole genome shotgun sequence DNA encodes the following proteins:
- the LOC132634256 gene encoding transcription factor bHLH162-like has translation MESSIKCNIVSASEKPDRKTQEKNRRIQMKYLCSKLFSLIPPNQSKEMMSQQDQVDEAISYIGRLKERVEGLKRRKEMVIAQSTCTLRAPMVEVRELASTLEVILISGLQKNFTMQEIIKILEEEGAQVVTANYSTVDDTILYTIHAQVKITRLGVDASRIYLRLQKLVC, from the exons ATGGAAAGCAGTATTAAGTGCAATATTGTTAGTGCTTCAGAAAAGCCTGACCGGAAAACACAGGAAAAGAACAGAAGAATACAAATGAAGTATCTTTGTTCTAAGCTTTTTTCTCTCATTCCTCCCAACCAGTCAAAG GAGATGATGTCACAACAAGACCAAGTTGATGAAGCCATTAGTTACATCGGTAGATTAAAAGAAAGAGTAGAGGGATTAAAGAGAAGGAAGGAGATGGTTATAGCACAAAGCACTTGTACTTTAAGAGCACCTATGGTTGAAGTTAGAGAGTTGGCTTCAACTCTAGAGGTGATTTTAATTAGTGGTTTGCAAAAGAACTTCACCATGCAAGAGATTATAAAAATCTTAGAGGAAGAAGGTGCTCAAGTTGTTACTGCTAATTATTCAACAGTTGACGATACGATTCTCTATACAATCCACGCTCAG GTGAAAATTACAAGATTAGGGGTTGATGCATCAAGGATCTATTTGAGATTGCAAAAGCTGGTTTGCTAA